A window of Primulina huaijiensis isolate GDHJ02 chromosome 9, ASM1229523v2, whole genome shotgun sequence contains these coding sequences:
- the LOC140984935 gene encoding uncharacterized protein produces the protein MATAPSKSQPLRNLSMPQLKWAQKTSSSYRRRDSPDQRPAVSVTPTRNDSDEQNGEEGKPWNLRPRKGVVKAVPFQKKEICAGDFGNFGDLRNEGVGNSVNLQRVRGLLDGGQQGGGGLERKEKTMKLWISLSREEIEEDVYALTGSRPARRPRKWPKNIQKQLDNLYPGLYLVGVAADSYRIHDASK, from the exons ATGGCTACGGCACCGTCAAAATCACAGCCACTGCGCAACTTGTCCATGCCGCAACTAAAATGGGCTCAGAAAACTTCGTCCTCCTACCGGCGCCGCGACTCTCCCGATCAGCGGCCCGCTGTTTCCGTGACACCGACTCGGAACGACTCGGATGAGCAGAATGGGGAGGAGGGCAAGCCCTGGAACTTGAGGCCGCGAAAGGGAGTCGTGAAAGCGGTGCCTTTTCAGAAGAAAGAAATTTGTGCCGGGGACTTTGGTAATTTTGGTGATTTGAGGAACGAAGGGGTTGGTAACAGCGTGAATTTGCAGAGGGTGAGGGGTTTGTTGGATGGAGGGCAGCAGGGTGGTGGTGGTCTGGAGAGGAAGGAGAAGACGATGAAGCTCTGGATTTCGCTGTCGAGGGAAGAAATCGAGGAGGATGTTTATGCTTTAACGGGGTCGAGGCCCGCCCGCAGGCCAAGAAAATGGCCTAAGAATATTCAGAAACAGCTCGAT AACCTGTACCCTGGACTGTATTTGGTGGGAGTTGCAGCGGACTCATATAGGATTCATGATGCTTCG AAATAA